The following is a genomic window from Malus sylvestris chromosome 7, drMalSylv7.2, whole genome shotgun sequence.
TACAGAGTGAtacaccacatgtcattatacaagtgaaggggcacttgaaaaataaaatttccctctaCTTATATGTATCCTGTATTCCGAGCACACTAAaatctttttctattttcagCTTCCCTTCAAGTAATCCATGCAATATTTCATTCTATTAGCATCGTAAGAGGGCGAAATAGGACCGCCTATTTTTTAAACACCTCTAACAGCGATCAAATATAGTCGCCTTGAAGTTCCTCTAACGACTAGCTCGTCGTCGACTAATGTCCACCGCGCGCATCAGGTTATTAACCCATATACAATCAGGCGACAGGATCTAAACTTCGTCGTATTGGGTATTTTCCCAACAAAATTGTCTTCGTTGGCTAAAATTTTGTCGCAACCATAATTTTTTTGGGTAGTAATTTGATAATCCAATACATgtatatacacatatacatatacatattatATACATATGACCTAAAACTTTTTCGTACATATCAAAGGTTGCGGATATGATTGTTGTGGTTTTAGACTGCCATGTATCCAATATGTTGGGCTATGGGTAGGTGTTCCCCACAAAATTAAAGTAATGATTCATAAGTAAAACGTGAGAATTGCAATCTTCATCTACAATCTAGAGTATTTAGTGGagaatcagagagagagagaacaacaGCTAGCTTCCATTGATCAATGATGTTTTCTTCTTAAATCTTGTATCCTAGAGGGAACCCAACAGATTTCCACAGCCTTCCATCCAAgtatacttttgttttttttttcttttctatttgagAGTTGAAGGCAAGCCATGGAGGTCCAGAAGAGCAACACAGAGCATGTGATAGTCACCATAGACCAACCAAACCCTAAACTCAAACAGTCACCCCAAGCAGACTCTAATATTTCAATCCCACAACCCTTATCAAGTGCAAAAACCCTTAAACGCCTAAAATTCTCGAAGCCCCGGTCACGGTTTGAGGAGATTAAGTACCCTTTGCCACCACGAACAATTCTCGAATCGGAAGAACTCCAACACTTAAACCCATCCCAAGACAATAACTCGTCCACGGATGAAGATGACGATGAAGACTGGTACGAAAATGAAGAAGACGATGAAGATGGGGACGGCAAGCACGTAAAGCACCgaaagagaaggaagagaaagatAAACAAGCGAGCTGTAATTGAGTGGACTTTGTTTCTCATAATAATGACTTGCTTGGTATGCTCCCTAACCCTAGATGTTCTGAAAAATAAAGTGAAATGGGGTTTGGAGATATGGAAATGGTGTCTAATggtcatggttttgttttgtgggCGTTTAGTCTCTGGTTGGGTTGTGGGGTTTCTTGTCTTTCTCATAGAGAGAAACTTCATGCTTAGAGAAAAGGTACTCTACTTTGTGTTTGGTTTGAGGAAGAGTTTCCAAAATTGTGCTTGGTTAGGCCTTGTTTTAGTTGCTTGGACGATCATGTTCCCTGACAAGCACAGCAAGGTCCTCAAGAAAGTCTTTCGTGCTCTTATCGCCGTGCTAATAGGAGCCACGATATGGCTGCTTAAGATTTTGTTTGTTAAAGTCTTGGCATCCTCGTTTCATGTAGCTACATTCTTTGATCGCATGAAAGAGAGTGTTTTCCACCACTATATTTTGGAAACCCTATCTGGGCCTCCACTAGACGAGGACGAAAGGGAGCTTCCACATCATCGTTTTCAGGCTTCGAAGTCGTTGCCCGCAAGGCTGAGAGACAAGTCTCATCCAGTTTCAAGGTCTTATAGGCGAGAAGGGTCGAGGAGGATTGACATGGACAAGCTTAGAAGGTTGAGCATGACGAGAAGGGCAACGGCGTGGAGCGTGAAGAGGCTTGTAAACTACGTTAAGTCTTCGGGGTTGTCCACGATTTCGAGAACCATGGATGATTTTGGAAATGCAGAGTCGGAGATTACAAGTGAATGGGAGGCCAGAAATAGTGGTCAAAGGATTTTTAAGAACGTTGCCAAGCCCGGTGCTAAGTAAGTTTTTCACTTTTCACTTTCCCTAGCTAATGTACTTTTACCTTCACTAAATAATTTGCATATTTAAAATAGCATGTGGTGGTGCATCCTCAATGAGTACTAGGTTAAGATATCATGATGCACGGCAGCcctctttattatttttatcacTTAATATATAATAAGTGCTTGAGACACTACTGATGGTTCATCATGCATTTGaagtaattatatatatacggTCCCTTTCTTACTTTtgcttattttttcaattttggacCATGAAATGAACATGCTTGATGCATAGTTATCTccttgattaattttttatatatggtCCCTTCTAGCAGTTATCTCCTTGATTAATGGAATACTTTTCAAATATGAAACCCTCGAGTGTCACTTAACAGACCCATTGATAATGTTTTTATGCTTTACTATATATAAGGACATGTttacttacaaaaaaaataagagaTGAGCAGAAATGGGTATGAGATAAACAATCTTTGTATATTAACGGGATATACACACCTTCATTTTAATGGTATGCCATGCTCAGAACATATGGGACAGATCTATTTTTTGAACACATAAATAAGAATGATACATATTCTTTCAAATTCCATTTCTTACAAGTATACATGCCATAAAATTATTATGCATAGTTTTTCTATGCCTGgccaacaaaaacaataaatttaTTGTTTGTATACAAACAGTTTTCTTATTAGACGGTTTGAGATGTTGAATTGTCTTTTATAATTTGATTTCAAATTCTTTTCAGTGTTGAATGTTGATTAGACATAATATGTTCTATTTTGTGATATTATATTGGCGCCCTCAGAACACAGTCTATATACCAAACTAAAATCTTACCAAGACTCAAAAAGTGTCTCatcttttaagtttttttttagccTATAAAAGTATGCATTAACTAGACTTGGTTTATGAGTACACTTGTTATATAATGATGATACAAAGAAATCTTAGAGCCTTCTAATTGAGAGCTTCTTACTTTTTTAATCAGTAAGTGTAGTGtgtttgattaaaatttttGCCCTTTTAATTTGTAGCCATAGCACAATTACTTCAATATACAGAAATAAAGGGATTTTGCTTGCAATATATTAGTTGTAGTGTTGTACATATAAGAAGGGCACTCACTATATTCATAATTCGgcattttagccaaaatgattgtTTTAAAATTGGTATAACTCTTCATTTTGGTTCCTATGATTTAAAATCGATATAAGTAGTTCCTGAGATTGTCTattatcaatcattttgatcattctgtGAACAATCTTTGGTAAATTAAGGgtgtttttgtcaaaataaCTCATTCACTTACACTGGTGTTTGTTTAATATAACATAAATGTTTCACAAAAGCACAAAAATGATTGACGATAGACAATTTCAATGATaatttctattaattttaaatctaaaaaaccaaaattaaaagttataccaattttaaaaactatttttagTAAAAACCTTTAACAATTCACGACTACCAAATGTCAATAGTGGTCATGGCATCTACCCTTATCATCTattatcaatcattttgatcattctgtGAACAATCTTTGGTAAATTAAGGgtgtttttgtcaaaataaCTCATTCACTTACACTGGTGTTTGTTTAATATAACATAAATGTTTCACAAAAGCACAAAAATGATTGACGATAGACAATTTCAATGATaatttctattaattttaaatctaaaaaaccaaaattaaaagttataccaattttaaaaactatttttagTAAAAACCTTTAACAATTCACGACTACCAAATGTCAATAGTGGTCATGGCATCTACCCTTATCATTCTACGTACGTCCTTGAGCACAATAGCGATTTGTGAGTATAAATGGCACACAGCTGGCACACGTGGTCGTACGAGTTGCGTGGTGCACTGAAAGATGCACTACTTTTCTGTAAAACTGTagccttatttatttattgaataatattattaaaaaataaatatttaaataaatatttaataataattcaatcatcataattcatattatttggtttataaaatttagtttaGAAATTTAATTAAGTTGCATATTAGAACTCGTTAAAGGCCGATTCACATTATTATGCTGgataaaagatttttttttttaaaaaacgatattatctacgctAAAGGGGAGGGAGTGTGCTTAACTtcacaatgagttagtaataatatggttcaaacttGCCTTTAgcgataatcgaacctaagacctcttacttacaaatgaagggAAATACCTGTACTAAATGAcagataaaataaattagatgTGTCTATTTATCTATCTCTTTGACTCTTCTTCCTAACattattcttatttatttatttatttatttagtttttgttaaatttaagcATGCTCAACGACGTACGTTGAGAAACCATACTAATATAGTATCGAGTTTGATGGTGTCTTAAAATAGTGAGGTATGGAACTCGAAACATGCcaaaaatctgaataatctaAATTAACTAAGTTACAAGTCCTTACAATAGTCTTTTTGGCTTGACTGTTTTCAATTGTTATTATATCTACATGCTGAGCAATGAGCATGCATGAACTCATTGATATCATAATTTAGCTAACATTTTGGTTTTAAttagatatttttttattatgtagCCTTTCGATAATTGAGACCGACCAGGCCTCGATGAATACCATTctcaaagttttaatttttttctggCGTCCTTATACAGATACATAGAAGAGGAAGATTTACTACGGTTCTTGAAGAGTGATGAAACTCACACCATATTTCCTCTCTTTGAAGGAGCAATTGAAACTGGGAAAATAACGAAGTCTTCCTTCAGAAATTGGGTGGTGAGTTTCAATATAATTTACAAATAGC
Proteins encoded in this region:
- the LOC126628057 gene encoding mechanosensitive ion channel protein 10-like; protein product: MEVQKSNTEHVIVTIDQPNPKLKQSPQADSNISIPQPLSSAKTLKRLKFSKPRSRFEEIKYPLPPRTILESEELQHLNPSQDNNSSTDEDDDEDWYENEEDDEDGDGKHVKHRKRRKRKINKRAVIEWTLFLIIMTCLVCSLTLDVLKNKVKWGLEIWKWCLMVMVLFCGRLVSGWVVGFLVFLIERNFMLREKVLYFVFGLRKSFQNCAWLGLVLVAWTIMFPDKHSKVLKKVFRALIAVLIGATIWLLKILFVKVLASSFHVATFFDRMKESVFHHYILETLSGPPLDEDERELPHHRFQASKSLPARLRDKSHPVSRSYRREGSRRIDMDKLRRLSMTRRATAWSVKRLVNYVKSSGLSTISRTMDDFGNAESEITSEWEARNSGQRIFKNVAKPGAKYIEEEDLLRFLKSDETHTIFPLFEGAIETGKITKSSFRNWVVYAYIERKALAHSLNDTKTAVQQLHKLASAVVTVIITVVTLLVMGLATTKVIFVVTSQLLLVGFMFQNMCKTMFESIIFVFVMHPFDVGDRCVVDGVQMIVEEMNILSTVFLRYDNEKIYYPNSVLLTKPISNFRRSPDMADTVDFTIDVSTPVDDVSALKKSIQSYLESKPKYWNQKHSILVKEIENVDKMKMTLCVQHTMNHQNYGEKSARRSELVFELKKIFQNLGIKYHLLPQEVNMPQFNTINGRLTMAS